A part of Jiangella alba genomic DNA contains:
- a CDS encoding amidase, whose product MTSMSPGPVYESELTWLSTRELAARIAAGELSAREALADHLARVDSVDPAINAIVTRDDERAYERAARADAWYARGDRLGPLHGVPLTHKESTDTAGLRTTRGSPLLVDNVPTRDALIIARLRAAGVVTTGKSNVPEFTAGSHTFNPVFGTTVNPYDRTKSASGSSGGAAAAIAAGIQASGDGSDMGGSLRTPGSFNNIVGLRPSNGRIPHALPADPWTWLAQPGCLARTVADVALLMAAVCGPAVGAPLSIQEPGSVFERPEFSDPGRHEPGSGLAGLRVGFSTDLGGLIPVERVVSEVVDSVAGTFAAAGARVDDVLPDLTDADEVFRVDRALDFARDYREIVRNHRDRVKDAVVWNTELGLALTVDEILAAEEARVCLLASTEDFFSHHDLLVLTTSQVAPFDATLEYPGQIDGTPMRDYLEWMRAATIISATGCPAVSVPAGFTPGGLPVGVQLVAAPGRDVELLLAAQAFEELTGHHARRPAF is encoded by the coding sequence ATGACCTCGATGTCGCCAGGACCCGTCTACGAATCCGAGCTCACCTGGCTGAGCACGCGTGAGCTTGCCGCACGGATCGCCGCTGGCGAGCTGTCCGCCCGCGAGGCGCTCGCCGATCATCTGGCCCGCGTCGACTCGGTCGATCCGGCGATCAACGCCATCGTCACCCGCGACGACGAACGCGCCTACGAGCGGGCGGCCCGCGCCGATGCGTGGTACGCCCGCGGGGACCGGCTGGGCCCGCTCCACGGCGTGCCGCTGACACACAAGGAATCCACCGACACGGCCGGATTGCGGACCACGCGTGGGTCACCGCTGCTGGTGGACAACGTGCCGACCCGGGACGCCCTCATCATCGCCCGGCTGCGCGCCGCCGGCGTCGTGACCACCGGCAAGTCGAACGTCCCCGAGTTCACCGCCGGTTCACACACGTTCAATCCCGTCTTCGGGACGACCGTGAACCCCTATGACCGGACGAAGTCGGCGTCCGGGTCGTCGGGCGGCGCGGCGGCCGCGATCGCGGCCGGCATCCAGGCGTCCGGGGACGGGTCCGACATGGGCGGGTCCCTGCGTACGCCCGGCTCGTTCAACAACATCGTCGGCCTGCGCCCGTCGAACGGGCGCATCCCCCATGCGCTGCCCGCCGATCCGTGGACGTGGCTCGCGCAACCGGGGTGCCTGGCGCGGACGGTGGCCGACGTCGCGCTGCTCATGGCCGCCGTCTGCGGACCGGCCGTGGGCGCACCGCTATCGATTCAGGAGCCCGGCTCCGTCTTCGAGCGCCCGGAGTTCTCCGACCCGGGCCGGCACGAGCCCGGCTCCGGGCTCGCGGGGTTGCGAGTCGGATTCTCCACCGACCTCGGCGGGCTGATCCCGGTCGAACGCGTCGTGTCGGAGGTCGTGGACTCCGTGGCGGGAACGTTCGCCGCCGCGGGCGCGCGGGTCGACGACGTGCTGCCGGACCTCACCGACGCGGACGAGGTCTTCCGGGTGGATCGGGCTCTCGACTTCGCGCGCGACTACCGGGAGATCGTCCGGAACCATCGCGACCGGGTCAAGGACGCGGTCGTGTGGAACACCGAACTGGGACTCGCCCTCACCGTCGACGAGATCCTCGCCGCCGAGGAGGCGCGGGTCTGCCTGCTGGCCTCGACCGAGGACTTCTTCTCGCATCACGATCTGCTCGTGCTCACGACGAGTCAGGTGGCGCCGTTCGACGCGACCCTCGAGTACCCGGGGCAGATCGACGGCACCCCCATGCGCGACTACCTCGAGTGGATGCGCGCGGCGACCATCATCTCGGCGACGGGCTGCCCCGCCGTCTCCGTACCGGCCGGCTTCACCCCCGGCGGTCTCCCCGTCGGCGTGCAGCTCGTCGCGGCGCCGGGCCGCGACGTCGAGCTCCTGCTCGCCGCGCAGGCGTTCGAAGAGCTCACCGGCCATCACGCCAGGAGGCCGGCATTCTGA
- a CDS encoding M14 family zinc carboxypeptidase, with translation MTTEILPSVSDDEIVERATAIPDLQGYPGVDALLEQLEELRLEFPDLLSARRVGTSRLGEPIPLYTLAPRGAGGSGDDAAPAAKQCLVVGGVHPNEPIGSHTIIRLVTDLLRDASLRRRLGAVWHFLPCADPDGMRLNEGWFDDPFDDETYFRHFYRPPGNEQVEWTFPINYKSKYFDAMLPETQALQRVIDEIRPDYYVPLHNSETGGAYFYLSQPVGDLVPLLHRLPARFGIPLHLGEPEAAHFTVLAPAIYESGSSQDVYEWREANGLDPVPSGAAGQSSTSYVRRYASVSLIAELPIWRTFGADDTSPSGASYAALLRAAGEALTGTGTWLTDLLARVDPHLTLDSPFLRSARVFIPGMTRAGELMTTRSAMPENDRVAAVAERPMAVVWMYRLRFGGALLRALNAEVAAGSAGVVVRRSAHDLERVWIGWLEQRLADEKTQGIPVEAVVGVQYGAVLGLVAHAPPADARTTAGRGRR, from the coding sequence ATGACCACAGAGATTCTGCCGTCGGTGTCCGACGACGAGATCGTCGAGCGGGCAACCGCGATCCCGGACCTCCAGGGCTATCCCGGCGTGGACGCGCTCCTCGAACAGCTCGAGGAGCTGCGGCTCGAGTTCCCCGACCTGCTCTCGGCCAGACGGGTCGGCACCTCGCGGCTCGGCGAGCCGATCCCGCTGTACACGCTCGCCCCGCGCGGTGCCGGTGGATCAGGGGACGACGCCGCGCCGGCGGCGAAGCAGTGTCTCGTCGTCGGTGGGGTGCACCCGAACGAACCGATCGGATCGCACACCATCATCCGGCTGGTGACGGATCTGCTCCGCGATGCGTCGCTCCGTCGGCGGCTGGGCGCCGTCTGGCATTTCCTCCCCTGCGCCGATCCGGACGGCATGCGGCTCAACGAGGGCTGGTTCGACGACCCGTTCGACGATGAGACGTACTTCCGCCACTTCTACCGGCCGCCGGGCAACGAACAGGTGGAATGGACCTTCCCGATCAACTACAAGTCGAAGTACTTCGACGCGATGCTGCCCGAGACGCAGGCCCTGCAGCGGGTGATCGACGAGATCCGCCCCGACTATTACGTCCCGCTGCACAATTCCGAGACCGGGGGCGCGTACTTCTACCTCTCCCAGCCGGTCGGCGACCTGGTGCCGCTCCTGCACCGTCTTCCCGCGCGGTTCGGCATCCCGCTGCACCTGGGCGAGCCCGAGGCGGCCCACTTCACCGTCCTCGCTCCGGCGATCTACGAGTCCGGCAGCTCCCAGGACGTCTACGAATGGCGGGAGGCGAACGGCCTCGACCCGGTGCCCAGCGGCGCCGCAGGGCAGTCGTCCACCAGCTACGTGCGCAGGTACGCCTCCGTCTCCCTCATCGCCGAGCTCCCGATCTGGCGGACCTTCGGCGCCGACGACACGAGTCCGTCCGGGGCGAGCTACGCCGCCCTGCTGCGTGCGGCCGGCGAGGCCCTGACCGGCACGGGGACATGGCTCACTGACCTCCTGGCGCGGGTCGATCCGCACCTCACTCTGGACTCGCCGTTCCTTCGCAGCGCCCGTGTGTTCATCCCCGGCATGACCCGGGCCGGTGAGCTGATGACCACCCGGTCCGCCATGCCGGAGAACGACCGCGTGGCCGCGGTGGCGGAGCGGCCCATGGCCGTCGTCTGGATGTACCGGCTGCGCTTCGGGGGCGCCCTGTTGCGCGCCCTGAACGCGGAGGTCGCCGCGGGGTCGGCGGGCGTCGTGGTGCGGCGGTCCGCTCACGACCTCGAGCGCGTGTGGATCGGCTGGCTCGAACAGCGGCTCGCGGACGAGAAGACGCAGGGGATTCCGGTCGAGGCCGTCGTCGGCGTTCAGTACGGCGCCGTGCTGGGGCTCGTGGCCCATGCTCCACCCGCCGATGCGCGGACCACCGCTGGGAGAGGACGGCGATGA
- a CDS encoding dipeptide ABC transporter ATP-binding protein — MNAPLLALDDLTVAFRSRRGDESRAVHGVSFEVLDKEIVAVVGESGSGKSVTAMSVLGLLPGNAEVTGSVRLDGEELLNADEKTLQGIRGRRIAMIFQDPFGALDPVFTIGFQIREVLRKHSPGLSARDRRRRAIELLAAVELREPEKRARSYPHQLSGGQAQRVVIAMALACDPEILIADEPTTALDVTVQREILDLLMRVREREGTAVLLITHDMGVVADVADRVVVMRDGRVEETQTVERLFAHPSADYTRRLLRSVPRLDVADRASLAVDEPALVLDELTVEYRQRFQSVTAVAGASLTVARGEVVALVGESGSGKTTIGKAITGLAPVRSGTIVVDGVDAVKARGRQATDLKKKIGVVFQNPMGALDPRWTMAESIGEPLRVHRGLRGKALTARTDELLDAVRLSRSWSTRYAHELSGGQRQRVAIARALALDPVLLIADEPTSALDVSVQSTVLDLFRRLQCELRFACLFISHDLAVVDSLADRIVVMSDSRVVEEGARRQILLDPREDYTRRLLEAAPVPDPQLQRKRRREREKV; from the coding sequence ATGAATGCGCCTCTGCTCGCACTCGACGATCTGACGGTGGCCTTTCGATCCCGGCGAGGCGACGAGAGCCGCGCGGTGCACGGCGTGTCGTTCGAGGTCCTCGACAAGGAGATCGTCGCCGTCGTCGGTGAGTCCGGCTCGGGGAAGTCCGTCACGGCGATGAGCGTCCTTGGTCTGCTCCCCGGCAACGCCGAGGTGACCGGCAGCGTCCGGCTCGACGGCGAGGAACTGCTGAACGCCGATGAGAAGACCCTTCAGGGCATCCGTGGCCGGCGCATCGCGATGATCTTCCAGGACCCGTTCGGCGCGCTCGACCCGGTCTTCACGATCGGGTTCCAGATCCGAGAGGTGCTGCGAAAGCACTCCCCCGGTCTGAGCGCGCGCGATCGCCGGCGCCGGGCGATCGAACTGCTCGCGGCCGTCGAGTTGCGTGAACCGGAGAAGCGCGCCCGGTCCTATCCGCATCAGCTGTCCGGCGGTCAGGCGCAGCGGGTCGTGATCGCCATGGCGCTGGCCTGCGACCCCGAGATCCTGATCGCCGACGAACCGACGACGGCACTCGACGTGACGGTGCAACGGGAGATCCTCGATCTGCTGATGCGGGTACGCGAGCGGGAGGGGACGGCCGTCCTCCTGATCACCCACGACATGGGGGTCGTGGCCGACGTCGCGGACCGGGTCGTCGTCATGAGAGATGGACGGGTGGAGGAGACCCAGACCGTCGAGCGGCTCTTCGCGCACCCCTCGGCCGACTACACGCGGCGGCTGCTGAGGTCCGTTCCGCGCCTCGACGTGGCCGACCGCGCCTCGCTCGCGGTCGACGAACCCGCCCTCGTCCTCGACGAGCTGACCGTCGAGTACCGGCAGCGGTTCCAATCCGTGACCGCGGTCGCCGGCGCGAGCCTGACCGTCGCCCGCGGCGAGGTCGTGGCCCTGGTCGGCGAATCCGGCTCCGGGAAGACGACCATCGGCAAGGCCATCACCGGACTCGCGCCGGTCAGGAGCGGAACCATCGTCGTCGACGGCGTCGACGCGGTGAAGGCCCGAGGGCGGCAGGCGACGGACCTGAAGAAGAAGATCGGCGTCGTGTTCCAGAACCCGATGGGCGCCCTCGATCCACGGTGGACGATGGCCGAGTCCATCGGCGAGCCGCTTCGCGTCCACCGCGGCCTGCGCGGGAAGGCGCTGACGGCGCGCACGGACGAGCTGCTCGACGCCGTGAGGCTCTCGCGCTCCTGGTCGACCCGCTACGCGCACGAGCTCTCGGGCGGGCAGCGCCAGCGCGTCGCCATCGCTCGCGCCCTCGCCCTCGACCCCGTGCTGCTGATCGCGGACGAGCCGACCTCGGCGCTGGACGTGTCAGTGCAGTCCACCGTTCTCGACCTCTTCCGCAGACTGCAGTGCGAGCTCCGCTTCGCCTGCCTTTTCATCAGCCACGACCTCGCCGTCGTCGACAGCCTGGCCGATCGGATCGTGGTGATGAGCGACTCCCGCGTTGTCGAGGAGGGCGCACGCCGGCAGATCCTGCTGGATCCGCGCGAGGACTACACCAGACGGCTCCTGGAGGCCGCTCCGGTTCCCGACCCGCAGCTGCAGCGGAAGCGAAGGAGAGAACGAGAAAAGGTATGA
- a CDS encoding GbsR/MarR family transcriptional regulator: MEMSELSDEVRTFIDRFTDAWELMRGKRMNGRVLALLIITDEPYLSSADLGRLLNTSPGTISTATRALLGSGYITKVSIPNSRATCFRAEDDVWGAFLSREKLGLQRMEEVLRTAMSTPAGAEPAPARRLRNGSRYMAWVDQYHRNVLEQWHTYRDQEEDTPPPQELPAEMLAAITRLDHEENP, from the coding sequence ATGGAGATGAGCGAACTGAGTGACGAAGTCCGCACGTTCATCGATCGGTTCACCGACGCCTGGGAGCTGATGCGCGGAAAGCGAATGAACGGACGAGTCCTCGCTCTGCTGATCATCACGGACGAGCCGTACCTCTCCTCGGCCGACCTCGGCAGACTGCTGAACACGAGTCCCGGCACCATCTCGACGGCGACTCGGGCGCTCCTCGGATCCGGGTACATCACGAAAGTGTCGATCCCGAACAGCAGAGCCACCTGTTTCCGGGCGGAGGACGACGTCTGGGGGGCATTCCTCAGCCGCGAGAAACTCGGCCTCCAGCGGATGGAGGAGGTCCTGCGAACCGCCATGTCGACGCCGGCCGGCGCGGAGCCGGCGCCCGCTCGACGCCTTCGCAACGGCAGTCGCTACATGGCATGGGTCGATCAGTATCACCGCAATGTGCTCGAGCAGTGGCACACCTATCGGGACCAGGAGGAGGACACTCCCCCGCCGCAGGAGCTTCCCGCGGAGATGCTGGCCGCGATCACACGCCTGGATCACGAGGAGAATCCATGA
- a CDS encoding ABC transporter permease: MTEPATVALDGALDRATTRGLWATLRTRVQFWVSVVLLALLAIVAAIPGPLAGIFGEGDPRACDLAESNRPPVPGHLFGTDVQGCDVLANVLSGTRTSLFIGLATTAICLVVAVALGTLAGYAGGWVDALIARTADVVLGFPFLLGAIIVLNTAPNRSPLLLAAVLAFFSWPTFARLIRSSVKEVREREFVQAAHVLGLSRARVVLTHVLPNSLAPTLAIAATMVGGVIGAEATLTFLGVGLVPPSISWGVQLSTAQSYFQSAPHTVVFPSIFLTVTVISLIMLGDALRDALDPRGRT, encoded by the coding sequence ATGACTGAGCCGGCCACCGTGGCGCTCGACGGCGCCCTCGACCGGGCCACCACACGGGGCCTCTGGGCCACGTTGCGGACCCGGGTCCAGTTCTGGGTGAGCGTCGTCCTGCTGGCCCTGCTGGCGATCGTCGCGGCGATTCCGGGCCCGCTTGCGGGGATCTTCGGCGAGGGCGATCCGCGCGCCTGCGACCTGGCGGAGTCGAACCGCCCGCCAGTGCCCGGGCACCTGTTCGGCACCGACGTGCAGGGCTGTGACGTCCTGGCCAACGTGCTGTCCGGCACGAGGACGTCGCTGTTCATCGGCCTCGCGACGACGGCGATCTGCTTGGTCGTCGCCGTGGCGCTCGGAACGCTTGCGGGATACGCCGGAGGGTGGGTCGACGCGCTGATCGCGCGCACCGCGGACGTGGTGCTGGGCTTCCCGTTCCTGCTCGGCGCGATCATCGTGCTCAACACCGCGCCGAACCGGTCCCCGCTGCTGCTGGCCGCGGTGCTGGCCTTCTTCTCGTGGCCCACCTTCGCCCGGCTCATCCGGAGTTCGGTCAAGGAGGTGCGTGAACGAGAGTTCGTGCAGGCCGCACACGTGCTGGGGTTGTCGCGGGCACGCGTCGTCCTCACCCACGTGCTGCCCAACTCCCTTGCCCCGACCCTGGCCATCGCCGCGACGATGGTGGGCGGCGTCATCGGGGCGGAAGCCACCCTGACCTTCCTCGGGGTCGGCCTCGTGCCGCCGTCCATCTCGTGGGGAGTCCAGCTCTCGACCGCGCAGTCGTACTTCCAGTCCGCTCCCCACACGGTCGTCTTTCCCAGCATCTTCCTCACCGTCACGGTGATCAGTCTCATCATGCTCGGCGACGCCCTTCGCGATGCTCTCGACCCTCGGGGCCGCACATGA
- a CDS encoding ABC transporter permease gives MTRYVSRRLLELVIVFFGVTFVIYCAVFLLPGDPIAALGGDRPLPESVQQQLRSRYGLDLPIWQQYLDYLGGLARGDFGTTFTGQSVGEQMASRWPTTIKLALTAWTLTVLISIALGLAAGLRRGSALDRGVLLGTIVAESVPIFVMGIMAQYLIGITLGWAPIAGVSDGWPRAYLLPALIIAIYGLAGVSRLMRGSVIDTMRSDFVRTLRAKGMSQGNVVGLHVMRNAAAPVVNVLAIQLGSLLGGTVVVEAIFNINGVGQLLYKAIQDQEGTLVVGVATTLVFIFLVTNVLVDILSTVLDPRIRHD, from the coding sequence ATGACCCGCTACGTATCCCGCCGGCTCCTCGAACTGGTCATCGTCTTCTTCGGTGTCACGTTCGTCATCTACTGCGCGGTGTTCCTGCTGCCCGGCGACCCGATCGCGGCCCTCGGCGGGGACCGGCCGCTGCCGGAATCCGTACAGCAGCAGCTGCGGTCGCGTTACGGGCTGGACCTTCCGATCTGGCAGCAGTACCTCGACTATCTGGGCGGCCTGGCTCGGGGCGATTTCGGCACGACCTTCACCGGCCAGTCCGTGGGCGAGCAGATGGCCAGTCGCTGGCCCACTACGATCAAGCTCGCGCTGACGGCGTGGACGTTGACGGTGCTCATCAGCATCGCCCTGGGACTGGCGGCGGGCCTGCGACGCGGTTCGGCGCTGGACCGGGGCGTGCTCCTCGGCACGATCGTCGCGGAGTCGGTGCCCATCTTCGTCATGGGCATCATGGCGCAGTACCTCATCGGCATCACGCTCGGGTGGGCGCCCATCGCCGGCGTGAGCGATGGGTGGCCCCGGGCCTACCTCCTCCCCGCGCTGATCATCGCGATCTACGGATTGGCCGGCGTCTCGAGGCTCATGCGCGGCAGCGTCATCGACACGATGCGGTCGGACTTCGTGCGGACGCTGAGGGCGAAGGGCATGTCGCAGGGCAACGTCGTCGGCCTGCACGTCATGCGCAACGCCGCGGCCCCCGTCGTCAACGTCCTGGCCATTCAGCTGGGCTCCCTGCTGGGAGGAACGGTGGTCGTCGAAGCCATCTTCAACATCAACGGAGTGGGACAGCTGCTGTACAAGGCCATCCAGGACCAGGAGGGGACGCTGGTCGTGGGCGTCGCCACGACGCTCGTGTTCATCTTCCTCGTCACCAACGTGCTCGTCGACATCCTCTCGACCGTCCTCGACCCAAGGATCCGCCATGACTGA
- a CDS encoding peptide ABC transporter substrate-binding protein: MTRHELVAADEPLAVEASAHRTLDCLEPFKKTKSSVCSRPSPIRLRRSFMRGSLKGAGATSVLVALLLTGCSGAESGVDEGEGAPAELVIGSSDPVPNLVPGRQSNAFGLTMSVFSPLTFLDADGELSYVAAESVESDDQIHWTITLRDGWTFHDGTPVTAQDYVDSWNTVAYAPNAFENSGQLAVIAGYSDLNPAEGEPATDELSGLTVVDDLTFNVTLNQADSQFPVELSQAQTAFYPMPPSAFDDLDAYGKQPIGNGPFAVTTGWTEGEPIVAERYQDYAGDEPAVDKLTWVPYSDRLTAYTDALAGNVDLVRLPANRMMQVADDFEDDHVYSFSGPAISYLSIPYWDPRFDDVRVRQAISMAIDRDAINEALFGNLNAPATAWTPSIMPGNPDGICGEYCEYDPEAAAELLAEAGGFEGQLTIHFPGGAGHDDLFNAVANYLRQNLGVDAVARPSVGWAEFSEDRNNEVLDGPFFARWGALYPSQQSTLRAMFTSAPGCTNCGGAIIPDVEQALNDADASGSEDGEAYAEAQRHLAEQFPIVPLFEESYNFVTSDKVAELTASAVGEPLLTDVILAED, encoded by the coding sequence GTGACGCGACACGAACTCGTCGCCGCCGACGAGCCTCTCGCCGTCGAAGCGTCCGCCCATCGCACCCTCGACTGCTTGGAGCCTTTTAAAAAAACTAAAAGTTCAGTATGCTCGCGCCCCTCACCGATCCGCCTAAGGAGGAGCTTCATGCGAGGTTCGTTGAAAGGCGCAGGGGCCACATCCGTGTTGGTCGCGCTGCTGCTGACCGGGTGCAGCGGCGCGGAGTCGGGGGTGGACGAGGGCGAGGGTGCGCCCGCCGAGCTGGTGATCGGCTCCTCCGATCCGGTGCCCAACCTCGTGCCCGGCCGCCAGAGCAACGCGTTCGGGCTCACCATGTCCGTCTTCAGCCCGCTGACCTTTCTCGATGCCGACGGTGAGCTCAGCTACGTCGCGGCCGAATCGGTCGAGAGCGACGATCAGATCCACTGGACGATCACGCTGCGCGACGGCTGGACCTTCCACGACGGCACCCCGGTGACGGCTCAGGACTACGTGGACAGCTGGAACACGGTGGCGTACGCGCCGAACGCTTTCGAGAACTCCGGACAGCTGGCGGTGATCGCCGGATACTCGGACCTGAATCCGGCCGAGGGTGAGCCGGCCACGGACGAGCTCTCCGGGTTGACGGTCGTCGACGACCTGACCTTCAACGTCACACTCAACCAGGCCGACAGCCAGTTCCCCGTCGAGCTCTCGCAGGCCCAGACCGCCTTCTATCCGATGCCGCCGAGCGCGTTCGACGATCTGGACGCGTACGGGAAGCAGCCGATCGGGAACGGTCCCTTCGCGGTGACCACGGGGTGGACCGAAGGCGAGCCCATCGTCGCCGAGCGGTACCAGGACTATGCCGGCGACGAGCCGGCGGTCGACAAGCTCACCTGGGTGCCCTACTCGGACCGGCTCACCGCCTACACCGATGCACTCGCCGGCAACGTCGACCTCGTGCGGCTCCCGGCCAACCGGATGATGCAGGTGGCCGACGACTTCGAGGACGACCACGTCTACAGCTTCTCCGGACCCGCGATCAGCTACCTGAGCATCCCGTACTGGGACCCGAGGTTCGACGACGTCCGCGTCAGGCAGGCCATCTCGATGGCCATCGACCGCGACGCGATCAACGAGGCGCTCTTCGGCAACCTGAACGCGCCCGCCACGGCGTGGACGCCGTCGATCATGCCCGGCAACCCCGACGGCATCTGCGGGGAGTACTGCGAGTACGACCCCGAGGCCGCGGCCGAGCTCCTGGCAGAAGCGGGCGGCTTCGAGGGACAGCTCACGATCCATTTCCCCGGCGGCGCGGGCCACGACGACCTGTTCAACGCCGTCGCGAACTACCTGCGGCAGAACCTCGGTGTCGACGCCGTCGCCCGGCCGTCCGTCGGATGGGCGGAGTTCAGCGAGGACCGCAACAACGAGGTGCTGGACGGGCCCTTCTTCGCCCGCTGGGGCGCGCTCTACCCGAGCCAGCAGTCGACCCTGAGGGCGATGTTCACGAGCGCCCCCGGGTGCACCAACTGCGGCGGAGCGATCATTCCCGACGTCGAGCAGGCGCTGAACGACGCGGACGCGAGCGGCAGCGAGGACGGCGAGGCGTACGCGGAGGCTCAGCGGCACCTCGCGGAGCAGTTCCCGATCGTGCCGCTGTTCGAGGAGTCGTACAACTTCGTCACCTCCGACAAGGTCGCGGAGCTCACTGCCTCGGCGGTGGGCGAACCGCTGCTCACCGACGTGATCCTCGCCGAGGACTGA
- a CDS encoding FadR/GntR family transcriptional regulator — translation MAHQIRPVARPRLYETVARQIAAWIDENQLRVGDRLPPERELASSLGVSRTTVSQALVAMEVVGAVAVRHGDGVAVTSGASMGRIVDAIREHARRLPDVLDARDAIETKLAALAAARRTDADVAAMEAALEQMTADIERGGRGVEGDERFHAAVTAAASSGLLSRVMLELTAEITETRIESLGQPGRPIESLEQHRRIAAAIRDGDAEAAAAAMHAHVTTVSDLAILRDS, via the coding sequence GTGGCCCATCAGATCCGCCCTGTCGCCCGCCCCCGGCTCTACGAGACTGTTGCCCGGCAGATCGCCGCCTGGATCGACGAGAACCAGCTCCGGGTCGGCGATCGCCTGCCTCCCGAGCGGGAGCTCGCGAGCAGTCTGGGGGTCAGCCGCACGACGGTCAGCCAGGCCCTGGTGGCCATGGAGGTCGTGGGTGCTGTCGCGGTGCGCCACGGTGACGGTGTGGCGGTCACGTCCGGGGCGAGCATGGGGCGGATCGTCGATGCCATTCGTGAGCATGCCCGCCGGCTACCCGATGTCCTCGACGCTCGTGACGCGATCGAGACGAAGCTCGCCGCCTTGGCCGCGGCCAGGCGCACGGATGCCGACGTCGCCGCGATGGAAGCGGCGCTCGAGCAGATGACTGCTGACATCGAGCGAGGCGGACGCGGCGTGGAGGGCGACGAGAGGTTCCACGCCGCCGTGACGGCAGCCGCCAGTTCCGGGCTCCTCAGCCGCGTGATGCTGGAGCTGACGGCCGAGATCACCGAGACCCGCATCGAGTCACTCGGTCAGCCCGGGCGGCCGATCGAGTCCCTCGAGCAGCACCGTCGCATCGCTGCCGCGATCCGGGACGGCGATGCGGAGGCCGCTGCCGCGGCGATGCACGCGCACGTGACGACCGTCAGCGACCTCGCCATCCTGCGCGACTCCTGA
- a CDS encoding carboxyl transferase domain-containing protein — MPASANDVIEAVVDHGTYESWDAPCTVSGADVEYRAALARARARSGVDEAVLTGVGRVAGHPVVLIVSEFAFLAGSIGVAAADRIVDALARATRSGLPVLASTASGGTRMQEGAPAFVRMLDISAAVARHRTAGLAYFVHLRHPTTGGVMASWGALGQITLAQPGALLGFVGPRVTEVLTGAPMPEGVQTAENLAARGLVDALTPVSELRRLLTTILGALRGARLRTSSPAARPPRTPRTLEPADTWASVEITRRRDRVTLTDLYRNGIAVLVPLAGTGRGRPAIHLGLASVAGVACVLIAQDRRSDQPIRPHDLRAARRAMALAEEWRLPVITVIDTPGADLSAEAENSGLAFAIAQCVAALPTLAVPSVAVLLGQGAGGAALALLGARRVIATQHAWLAPLPPEGASAIIHRDTGHAPDLTRQQRIGAPQLFAAGIVHHVVPEPDGQAPDDLAAAVTDAVTNTLKQLPLRPDRGGAQG, encoded by the coding sequence ATGCCTGCGTCTGCGAACGATGTCATCGAGGCGGTCGTCGACCACGGGACCTACGAGTCGTGGGACGCACCGTGCACAGTCTCAGGCGCCGACGTCGAGTACCGCGCTGCTCTGGCGCGTGCCCGGGCGCGAAGCGGCGTCGACGAGGCGGTGCTAACCGGAGTGGGGCGCGTGGCTGGACACCCGGTCGTGCTCATCGTCAGCGAGTTCGCCTTCCTCGCCGGCTCCATCGGCGTCGCAGCCGCTGACCGGATCGTCGATGCGCTGGCGCGGGCGACCCGGTCGGGCCTGCCGGTCCTGGCGTCCACTGCCTCCGGAGGAACCCGGATGCAGGAGGGGGCACCCGCCTTCGTCCGGATGCTCGACATCAGCGCCGCCGTTGCACGCCATCGCACGGCCGGGCTGGCCTACTTCGTCCATCTGCGCCATCCCACGACCGGAGGGGTCATGGCCTCCTGGGGCGCGCTCGGGCAGATCACACTGGCCCAGCCGGGCGCCTTGCTCGGCTTCGTCGGCCCACGCGTCACCGAGGTCCTGACCGGAGCACCGATGCCCGAAGGGGTGCAGACCGCGGAGAACCTCGCTGCCCGCGGCCTCGTCGACGCGCTGACTCCCGTCAGCGAGCTGCGTCGGCTCCTCACCACGATCCTCGGAGCGCTCCGCGGCGCTCGCCTTCGCACCAGCAGCCCGGCAGCCCGGCCACCGCGCACGCCTCGGACGCTCGAACCCGCCGACACCTGGGCATCGGTCGAGATCACGCGCCGACGCGATCGGGTCACGCTCACCGACCTCTACCGCAACGGCATCGCCGTGCTCGTCCCGCTGGCGGGAACCGGCCGCGGCCGGCCTGCGATCCACCTCGGCCTCGCCAGCGTCGCCGGCGTCGCGTGCGTCCTCATCGCGCAAGACCGACGATCGGACCAGCCCATACGTCCGCACGACCTGCGCGCGGCACGCCGGGCGATGGCACTTGCCGAGGAATGGAGGCTGCCGGTGATCACCGTCATCGACACCCCAGGCGCCGACCTCTCCGCTGAGGCGGAGAACAGCGGGCTTGCGTTCGCCATCGCCCAATGCGTCGCCGCCCTGCCCACCCTGGCCGTGCCGTCCGTCGCCGTCCTCCTCGGCCAGGGCGCTGGAGGCGCCGCTCTGGCACTCCTCGGCGCCCGACGAGTCATCGCAACACAACACGCGTGGCTCGCACCGCTTCCGCCCGAAGGCGCGAGCGCGATCATCCACCGTGATACCGGCCACGCCCCGGACCTGACCCGACAGCAAAGGATCGGCGCTCCACAACTGTTCGCCGCCGGCATCGTTCACCACGTCGTTCCCGAGCCTGACGGCCAAGCCCCTGACGACTTGGCAGCCGCCGTGACCGATGCCGTAACCAACACGCTGAAGCAGCTTCCGCTCCGGCCTGATCGTGGCGGCGCGCAAGGGTGA